CAGCCGTTCAGTCTTTCCTTCGGATTCCTTCGCCATCCACTCGCTGATTGTCTTGTCGAATTCCTCTCCCGCCTTCGCCTCAATGGCAGCAGATGCGTAGCCTTGTTTCAAGAGGACAACAGCCCAGAGATCATTCTGGGAGGGGCGTCGGTCGTCATCCAATTTCACCCGGTGTTCTGGGACGGCCATCAATAGGCGGGCAGATTCAAAAACGGGATGGGAATTCAAGGCTGTCTCGATTTCAGGGGGAAACCCAGATTCGTCTGTGCGGCGCGATTCCCACGACACGGCCAATTCCCACGCGGACTTCTTGCGCCGCCAATGAAGATAAGGGTCTGCAAGTTTCGCTCTCCATTCGGCTGTGCCCATGCTGGGCATGAGTATACGTGATGGTTTCATATTATTTTATGTCCAACAATAATTAGATTGATCCGCATAAGATGCTGAATGTTGCTTTCCTGTCAATATAACACGCCGATAAATTATTTTATAGATGCGTGCAAACAATTGAATATTCAGCTACTTGCGTTATAGTTAGTGTTCTATCATGGCGTCTTATGCGGATCGGCATAAAATCTTCAGCGATGTCTCAAAAACAAGTTGAAGGTTCTGCGCAACCGTGACATTCAATATGACGAATCAAATCATTTCGTTTCATGATGCGGGCATTGTAATTGGCTCACGGATCACCTCTTCGCCTGCAAGGGATTCCTCTGCAAGCTGACGGTTGGCTTCGAGAACAAGCTGGACTGCCTCGGCAAGGTTTCTGCGCGCCTCTTCGAGTGTTTCACCCTGAGTGTTGGCTCCAGGAAGTTCCTCGACAAACGCCGAGTAGCCTTCCGGAAACTTCTTGAAAACTGCTGTCAATTGCATCGGATTCTCCGTGAAAATATTTTTATACTATACCACACAATCAGTCTTTACCATTTCACATTATAGCAAAATTTGAAAAAAAGTCAAGCGTATTCCTGAGATTGAACGCCTACGGTTTGGGTGTCACAGGTTAGAACCGTCGGGCGATATGGCTATTTCTCCGGGACTCGGACGTGTGAAGTGTCAACAATGGCAACACATGAGGCAAGTTGTTTCAGTTCGGCGGATTGAATGAAATCGGCGATGAAACTGTTGACTGATGAAGGACCCATCGAAGAGGGACGGAACAGGATAATACCTGGATGAGTGCCGTCATCACATCGTGCCCCATATTCGTCAAGACAGGTATCAGATGACGCGACAGGTTCTCATCCAGCTTCAACTTCATGCGGATACCACCGTTTTCCAAATGCTTTCATGCGACAACTCGGCGGCATAGGCTAACGCGGCGCGGATATCCTCTGTGGCAAGCTGAGGGTAGTGGTCCATGATCTCCGCTTCCGTCATTCCTTCGGCCAGACCGTCCAGTATCACCGCGATTTCGATACGAGTGTCGCGGATACAGGGTCTCCCTCCGCACACCTCCGGTTTCAAAATGACTCTCGACTTGAGTATCTTTTTTTTCACCTGAATCCCTCCTTTTGTTCTGATTTGCTCATAGAGAACCACACACTTCAGCAGCCCTTTATCTTTCAAGCTCCTGAGGTCCTTCGCAAAACTGTCCTTGAACTCAACCTTCACTCTCCGGCCTCCTTCAAGATTGCGAAGACCTCCTCACGCGGGATGGATTCGCAGCGGAATCCCTGTTCGATGGCGCATGCAAGACCGATATCTTCCATGGCTTCTTCCACAATATCCTGCACAAGATCACGACGTTCTTCAAGAGCTTCGACTAGTGCTGATTTCAATAAATCTTTCAATCTCTCTTCGTCGATCATTACCATTGACATAGTACGCTCCCTGTAAATCATTTTGTAGTTCGTACTTATCGATACGCATCCGAGCGATGCCGGACGGCGATAATATCCACGTTCCGGTTTGTGTCATCAATTGCATAGATAACCCGATAATCACCTACGCGGATTCTCCATGCTGTTCGTTCGCCCCGGATTTTTCTACAGCCGTCAGGTCGTGGAAAGTCGGCAAGCGCTTCTATCCGTCTGAACACATTAGAGAATATTGCGGCGTCGAGCGCTTCGAGTTCCTTCCTCGCTGAACGGGCGAATGTAATTGTATACTTACTTACCAGGTTCAAACCGACCTCTTCGTTTCAGTCGTTTCCTGACTGTTTCCAAGCTCTCACGGGGCTCATCAGCCCGCTCACGAGCAATAATGGAATCGTAGATATCTTCCCATATCTCGCCGTGTGCCTTCAGGTCGATGAGCACGGACTTTTTTTTACCTGTTGCATCCACAAGGAACTGAATCCCTTTCACAGGAACCTCCCATCTATGTTGAAATTGTTATTGGCTGACCGATTGTTACGCTACTTCGATGAAGGACCGAAGGGCTTCATTCACGGTCTCTTCCGTGGGAAACACCTTTATATATCATCTTTTCCTGGCGTGTCATCCATCCGACAGCGAGTTTCAGAGAGTACAGTATAGCAATATTCCTCAAAAAGTCAAGCGATTTTCCCCTCGATTCTCATAGAATGCAGAGTACCCGCCTCACCATATTGTACCTGTAGTGTCTGCACCGGATATTTCAAAAGATAGCTAATATTTAAAAATCCTCTTGACATTTTTTTTCTTTTCCCTATATTAACTACCGGAGTGGTTACCAATGAAAAACGAGCACATAGAATCCATCATGACCGGCCTGGGATTTTCGCTGTACGAATCACGGGCGTATGTGGCACTGGTGGCGGAAAACCCGCTTACCGGGTACGAACTTTCTGGAAGGTCGGGGATACCGCGCTCCAAGGTGTACGAGTGCATCGAGCGCCTGAATCGTAAGGGGCTGCTCATCCCTGTAGAAGAGAACCCGGTGAAATATGCGCCGCTGCCGCCGGAAGAGCTGGTGCGGCGGCTCTCGAAGGAATTCCGGTCATCTTTAGAGACATTGGGACAATTGCTTGCGGAGGAAAAGGCCTCCGACCGGGTGGATTACATATTCAATGTGCGGGGATACGAGGAAATCATCGCCAAATCCGTGGAGATGATCGAGGATGCGGAAAAAGAACTGGCGCTGGCGCTCTGGAGCGAGGAGATTTCTCGGCTCGAAGAGGAAATACTGCGGGCGGTCAAACGAGGGGTGACTGTGCGAATTCTCGCTTTCGATGGCGGCAGGGCTGTCGAGGGCTGCGAGACCTGGCGTCACCGGTCGCTTGCCAGGGAGGATTTCACCGGGAGAGCCATCACCGTGGTACGTGACAGAAGCGAGGCGCTTACCGGCCAGTGTTCCGGAGAAGGCGGCATTATCGCCGCCTGGACAAAGAATCGGAATCTCGTTTTCATCAGCCTCAAGTATATCGAGCACGAGATCATAAGGATCAGGGAAAGCGGGGGTGATGGAGCACTCGGTTGAAAACCGGCTGATCGGCCCGGCCATGATGGCGCTGGGGTCGCTCTTTTTCGCACTCACCGCGCTGTTCGTGCGGCTCGGCTCGGAAACGGTTCCGGTGGGTCACCTTGTGCTGGCGCGGTTCCTGTTCATGGCGCTTGCGCTCATTGTCCTGAGGAACGCGGGGCTGATTACCGTGCATCCGGTGAACAGACGCCTGCTTCTCTACCGGTCGGCAGCCGCCTCGGTGGGCGGAATCTTTTACTTTTTCTCTATCGCGACAATACCTGTCGCGGAAGCCATTATTCTTAAATACACATTTCCGGTGTTTGCAGTAACCATTGCGGCCCTTATCTATGGTGAAAAAGTGAGCCGCACCAGCCTTGCCGTTCTGGCGGTGAGCCTCCTGGGGGTGGTGGTCATGATGAATCCCGCCGCTTTCCATCCAAGCGCGGGGTACGCCTGGGGGCTCCTGAACGGCCTCTGCGCGGGAATTGCGGTGGCATTCCTGCGTGAGCTGCGAAAAACTGATGATTCCTCGACCGTGTTATATTATCATTCCATTGCCGGAGTGACGGTTTCCCTCCCGTTCCTGGTGAACGGCATCGTGATTCCGGGAGCAAAGGGCGGCGTCTATATGCTGCTTGCGGCGCTGTTCGGGATGCTTGCCCAGTTCACACTTGTGTATGGTTTCAAGTATGTGAAGACCGCAGGTGGAAGCGTGCTGATGACCCTGGAGGTAGTGCTTTCCGCACTGCTCGCTTTCCTGTTCCTGGGACAGATGCCGGGCATAATAAAAATTATCGGCGGGTGCATGATTATCGCCGGGGCTCTCATTGTATCGGGAGAGGGAAAGTTTCGGAAAAACGGGGCAAAGGAATTGGATGAGGGAGAGATATAACTTTTAAAGCCGCCCTTGAACCACTGGGATAGCATAGATGCCGAAACGAGTTCGGCATGACACGTGCACTTCGACAAGCTCAGTTCTCGGTCATCGGACTCTGAGCCTGTCGAAGAGTCCGCTGCATCCTGAACTTGTTGCCGCTTCGCGGGAACGATAAAACCGTTTCAGGATCTAAACACTCAAAACATGCGCAATGATTAAGTCGTCATATATAGCTTTTTTCTTTGCGTTTTTGCATCTTTGCGAGAGATATTTTAACCTTAGAGAAAGGAACCCCCATGCCCTTGCATGTCACCTATGCGGACCGTCTGGCCAAACTTCCGCCCTACCTTTTCGCCGCTATCGACGAGATGAAGCAGAAGGCAATCCGGGCGGGACATGATGTCATAAACCTGGGGGTCGGCGACCCCGATCTCCCTACCCCCCGTCACATCATCGAGCGGTTGAATGAAACCGCCTTCGACCCGGCCAATCACCAGTATCCTTCATATACCGGAATGACAGATTTCCGGAAAAGCATAGCTGCGTATTACCGGCGCACGAGGGAGGTCGAGGTCGATCCGGCGAGCGAGGTGGTCACTCTCATCGGGTCCAAGGAAGGCATCGGTCATCTGCCGCTGGCGTTTGTCAACCCGGGAGACATCGTGCTTGTGCCCGATCCCGGTTATCCGGTCTATACCGCCGGGACAATCCTCGCAGGTGGAGAACCCTATGCCATGCCTCTCCTGAAAGAAAACAGCTTCCTTCCAGACCTGGGCCGGATTCCGGCGGATATAGCGAAAAAGGCGAAGCTGATGTTCATCAACTATCCCAACAATCCCACAGCGGCGACCTGCGACCGGGCATTTTTCCGGAAGGTGGTGGAGTTCGCCCGGGAATATACTATCATTGTCGCCCACGATGCAGCTTATGCGGATGTGACCTTTGACGGCTACCGCGCGGAATCCTTCCTGGAGACTCCCGGCGCCAAGGAGGTGGGAATCGAATTTTACAGCCTCTCCAAGACCTACAACATGACCGGGTGGCGGGTAGCGGCGGCGTTGGGGAACACCGACCTGATCCGGGGACTGGGCAAGGTTAAAACCAACCTGGATTCCGGGGTGTTCCAGCCCATCCAGTACGCCGGAATCACCGCTCTGGAATCGAGCCAGGATTGCGTCGCCGAGAACAACCGTATCTACTGTGAACGCCGCGATGTGCTGGTTAGCGGACTTCAGCGCCTGGGCTGGGATGTGGAAAAACCCAGGGCTTCCTTCTACGTGTGGATTCGCCTGCCCAAAGGAACAAGCTCAACCGATGTTACCGCTCGTCTCATCCGTGAGGCCGCGGTGGTCACCACTCCGGGAATCGGGTTCGGAATGTATGGAGAGGGCTATATCCGCATGACCGTGACCAGCCCGAAAGAGCGTCTGGCCGAAGCGGTGGACCGTCTGGCAAAGGTAAAAATTTAAGGAGGATTCATGCATCTGTTTACCTATAAGAACAGGAAACTCTTCGCCGAAGATGTCCCCCTATCTGTAATTGCAGAAGAGTTCGGCACCCCTGCCTATGTATATTCACAGGCCACTCTGGAACGGCACATCGG
The genomic region above belongs to Candidatus Latescibacter sp. and contains:
- a CDS encoding type II toxin-antitoxin system HicB family antitoxin, with protein sequence MQLTAVFKKFPEGYSAFVEELPGANTQGETLEEARRNLAEAVQLVLEANRQLAEESLAGEEVIREPITMPAS
- a CDS encoding DUF433 domain-containing protein; this encodes MKKKILKSRVILKPEVCGGRPCIRDTRIEIAVILDGLAEGMTEAEIMDHYPQLATEDIRAALAYAAELSHESIWKTVVSA
- a CDS encoding type II toxin-antitoxin system RelE/ParE family toxin: MNLVSKYTITFARSARKELEALDAAIFSNVFRRIEALADFPRPDGCRKIRGERTAWRIRVGDYRVIYAIDDTNRNVDIIAVRHRSDAYR
- a CDS encoding TrmB family transcriptional regulator; protein product: MKNEHIESIMTGLGFSLYESRAYVALVAENPLTGYELSGRSGIPRSKVYECIERLNRKGLLIPVEENPVKYAPLPPEELVRRLSKEFRSSLETLGQLLAEEKASDRVDYIFNVRGYEEIIAKSVEMIEDAEKELALALWSEEISRLEEEILRAVKRGVTVRILAFDGGRAVEGCETWRHRSLAREDFTGRAITVVRDRSEALTGQCSGEGGIIAAWTKNRNLVFISLKYIEHEIIRIRESGGDGALG
- a CDS encoding DMT family transporter; this encodes MEHSVENRLIGPAMMALGSLFFALTALFVRLGSETVPVGHLVLARFLFMALALIVLRNAGLITVHPVNRRLLLYRSAAASVGGIFYFFSIATIPVAEAIILKYTFPVFAVTIAALIYGEKVSRTSLAVLAVSLLGVVVMMNPAAFHPSAGYAWGLLNGLCAGIAVAFLRELRKTDDSSTVLYYHSIAGVTVSLPFLVNGIVIPGAKGGVYMLLAALFGMLAQFTLVYGFKYVKTAGGSVLMTLEVVLSALLAFLFLGQMPGIIKIIGGCMIIAGALIVSGEGKFRKNGAKELDEGEI
- a CDS encoding LL-diaminopimelate aminotransferase encodes the protein MPLHVTYADRLAKLPPYLFAAIDEMKQKAIRAGHDVINLGVGDPDLPTPRHIIERLNETAFDPANHQYPSYTGMTDFRKSIAAYYRRTREVEVDPASEVVTLIGSKEGIGHLPLAFVNPGDIVLVPDPGYPVYTAGTILAGGEPYAMPLLKENSFLPDLGRIPADIAKKAKLMFINYPNNPTAATCDRAFFRKVVEFAREYTIIVAHDAAYADVTFDGYRAESFLETPGAKEVGIEFYSLSKTYNMTGWRVAAALGNTDLIRGLGKVKTNLDSGVFQPIQYAGITALESSQDCVAENNRIYCERRDVLVSGLQRLGWDVEKPRASFYVWIRLPKGTSSTDVTARLIREAAVVTTPGIGFGMYGEGYIRMTVTSPKERLAEAVDRLAKVKI